From Musa acuminata AAA Group cultivar baxijiao chromosome BXJ3-8, Cavendish_Baxijiao_AAA, whole genome shotgun sequence, one genomic window encodes:
- the LOC135645744 gene encoding uncharacterized protein LOC135645744 codes for MASLPRLASVSPRKKLGVYLATSRHAVSSVLIKEASGEQLPIYYTSHVLNGLEERYTPIEKLALVLVLTARKLRPYFQAHPIEYVPRTAIKAQAVADFISELTQPEAEGPESMKTEWLLRIDGSSGRKGAGAGLVLEAPDGRSFEHSLRFGFKATNNEAEYEALLAGLRLAVEMQVDDIHVLIDSQLVAEQLFDGYEARDPIMSKYLAEVRVLVACFSRFTLSRVPRRQNDRADTLAKLASRSGPEGEPDVEELPTRAITVATVATVGPLTTWVQEMLQFKRHGTLPEDKATARRLRQTQAWCCVIDGRLYMRSYSRPLLRCLEPEEAQSVLAEVHDVICGEHIGGRTLAFKVLRQGYY; via the exons ATGGCGTCACTCCCTCGCCTCGCTTCGGTGTCCCCTCGAAAAAAACTGGGCGTCTACCTGGCCACCTCTCGACATGCAGTAAGTTCTGTCCTGATCAAGGAGGCTTCTGGAGAGCAGCTACCGATTTACTACACTAGCCATGTCCTCAATGGACTCGAGGAGCGATACACTCCGATCGAGAAGCTAGCGCTCGTGCTCGTATTGACAGCCCGGAagctgcgcccctacttccaagctcacCCGATTGAG TACGTCccgaggaccgccatcaaagcacaggcggtggccgacttcatctccgaACTGACTCAGCCCGAGGCCGAGGGGCCGGAAAGCATGAAGACGGAATGGCTCCTCCGCATTGACGGATCATCCGGCCGAAAGGGCGCGGGGGCCGGGCTGGTGCTAGAAGCCCCCGATGGGCGCTCGTTTGAGCACTCCCTTCGCTTCGGATtcaaggccaccaacaacgaggcggagtacgaggCGCTGCTGGCAGGGCTCAGACTAGCCGTCGAAATGCAAGTCGACGACATACACGTCCTCATCGACTCGCAGCTGGTAGCCGAGCAGCTCTTCGACGGGTATGAGGCCCGGGACCCAATCATGTCGAAGTATCTAGCGGAGGTAAGAGTTCTTGTCGCCTGCTTTTCCCGCTTCACATTATCTAGGGTGCCGAGACGCCAGAATGATCGGGCGGACACATTGGCAAAGCTGGCCTCTAGATCGGGTCCCGAGGGCGAGCCCGACGTGGAGGAGCTCCCCACCCGAGCCATCACGGTCGCAACGGTGGCCACCGTTGGCCCACTAACAACATGGGTGCAGGAGATGTTACAATTCAAACGTCATGGGACACTCCCTGAGGACAAAGCCACGGCTCGACGCCTGCGCCAAACCCAAGCCTGGTGTTGTGTAATCGACGGACGATTATACATGAGGTCGTATTCACGCCCCCTCCTACGCTGCCTGGAGCCTGAAGAGGCTCAGTCGGTTCTCGCCGAAGTCCACGACGTTATTTGCGGTGAGCACATAGGTGGGCGCACCCTAGCATTCAAAGTGCTCCGTCAAGGGTACTATTGA
- the LOC135644534 gene encoding B3 domain-containing protein Os02g0683500-like, protein MEFTNGRNRLHINEQEEQGQACKHAPLVPYSSSSSSPSASSSHFRRNEGSSVIGDNLFEKEHMFDKVVTPSDVGKLNRLVIPKQHAERYFPLDASANEKGLLLSFEDRTGKSWRFRYSYWNSSQSYVMTKGWSRFVKEKRLDAGDTVSFSRGVGDSGRHSLYIDWKRRPENHDPARMPRIPLPGVSFARSVGPWAGHLLMPSGAAMATAYDHRLAGYGCSVPSTTAVKGQLLLFPSPMTGPPPTEVQPGGSGGLSMVLESVPAAHSQAIAKRVRLFGVNLVSPESQVHADGSRSQETSAVPLLQLQHSSVESSSPSWSSTSKEQHSSLDLDL, encoded by the coding sequence ATGGAGTTCACGAATGGAAGAAATAGGCTTCACATCAACGAGCAAGAAGAGCAAGGGCAAGCCTGCAAACATGCTCCTTTGgtgccttactcttcttcctcctcgtctccGTCGGCTTCATCCTCTCACTTCAGGCGGAACGAGGGCTCGTCGGTCATCGGCGATAATCTTTTTGAGAAGGAGCATATGTTCGACAAAGTGGTAACGCCAAGCGACGTCGGCAAGCTAAACCGGCTGGTGATCCCGAAGCAGCACGCCGAGAGGTACTTCCCACTGGACGCGTCGGCCAACGAGAAAGGGCTGCTGCTCAGCTTCGAGGACCGCACCGGCAAATCGTGGCGCTTCAGGTACTCCTACTGGAACAGCAGCCAGAGCTACGTGATGACCAAGGGGTGGAGCAGGTTCGTCAAGGAGAAGCGGCTCGACGCTGGGGACACCGTCTCCTTCAGTCGCGGCGTCGGCGACTCTGGTCGCCACAGTCTTTACATCGACTGGAAGCGGCGGCCCGAGAACCACGACCCAGCCCGGATGCCGCGAATTCCTCTCCCGGGAGTCTCCTTTGCGCGGTCGGTAGGACCGTGGGCCGGTCACCTCCTCATGCCGTCTGGGGCGGCGATGGCAACGGCGTACGACCACCGCCTGGCGGGGTATGGTTGCAGCGTGCCGAGCACGACTGCTGTCAAGGGGCAActtcttctctttccttctcCGATGACCGGGCCGCCACCGACGGAGGTGCAACCCGGTGGGAGTGGCGGTCTGTCGATGGTTCTTGAATCGGTGCCGGCGGCCCACAGCCAGGCCATCGCCAAGCGTGTCAGGCTGTTCGGGGTGAACCTCGTCAGTCCCGAATCGCAAGTCCACGCCGATGGCAGTCGGTCACAAGAAACGTCTGCTGTCCCTCTCCTCCAGTTGCAGCATAGCAGCGTCGAGTCCTCGTCGCCTTCATGGTCGTCGACGAGCAAGGAGCAGCATTCGTCCTTGGATCTTGACCTATAA
- the LOC135645096 gene encoding small ribosomal subunit protein eS17-like, translating to MGRVRTKTVKKSSRQVIERYYSQMTLDFHTNKKMLEEVAIIPTKRLRNKIAGFSTHLMRRIQRGPVRGISLKLQEEERERRMDFVPDESAIKVDQIVVDKETIDMLATLGMADLPGVEKQPDAPAGNVTYPSRPGGYGGRRI from the coding sequence ATGGGCCGCGTCCGGACGAAGACCGTGAAGAAGTCCTCCCGGCAGGTGATCGAGCGGTACTACTCGCAGATGACGCTCGACTTCCACACCAACAAGAAGATGCTGGAGGAGGTGGCGATCATCCCCAcgaagcgcctccgcaacaagaTCGCCGGGTTTTCCACCCACCTTATGCGCCGGATCCAGCGGGGCCCCGTCCGAGGCATCTCTCTCAAGCTTCAGGAGGAGGAGCGCGAGCGCCGCATGGACTTCGTCCCCGACGAGTCTGCCATCAAGGTTGATCAGATCGTGGTCGACAAGGAAACGATTGACATGCTTGCCACCCTCGGCATGGCTGACCTCCCGGGCGTCGAGAAGCAGCCCGATGCGCCTGCGGGTAACGTCACTTACCCGTCCCGCCCTGGTGGGTACGGCGGCCGCAGGATCTGA